From the Metamycoplasma hominis ATCC 23114 genome, one window contains:
- a CDS encoding PTS glucose transporter subunit IIB encodes MLNKNKFLYIFLIIITLGLILIFWRKKYKVLKTKNYLTTDNEITFSMQDLILYLGGISNIVSSSATQKIVRISFKNKANISIEKIKKLNGISGIAFQSSNISLVVGNCANYLSTLLNKELNNHE; translated from the coding sequence ATGCTAAACAAAAATAAATTTTTATACATATTTTTAATAATCATTACTCTTGGGTTAATCTTAATATTTTGAAGAAAAAAATACAAGGTTTTAAAAACTAAGAATTATTTAACAACAGACAATGAAATAACCTTTTCAATGCAAGATTTAATTTTGTATTTGGGTGGAATTTCAAATATAGTTTCTTCATCAGCAACTCAAAAAATTGTAAGAATTTCATTTAAAAATAAAGCAAATATTTCTATTGAAAAAATAAAAAAACTTAATGGCATATCAGGTATTGCATTTCAATCTTCAAATATATCATTAGTTGTTGGAAATTGTGCAAATTATTTATCTACATTACTTAATAAGGAATTAAACAATCATGAATAA
- the tmk gene encoding dTMP kinase translates to MSKGKFVVFEGMDGSGKTTIIKKLKEYLESKNRLDDFVFTREPGSSHSKEAEEIRQLILDNDNSFSVMVDALLFAASRRLNLEKCVWPGLKKNKTVISDRYWTSSFVYQGVLGGLGLKKVKDINNIATEETTPDLTIFFDMEPELSVERITQIRKTKTDRLESTNVEYYKKLRDSYWYVINQGNEKYEIIKSDCNIDELFKRVLNVLKENKII, encoded by the coding sequence ATGTCAAAGGGAAAATTTGTAGTATTTGAAGGGATGGATGGTTCAGGAAAAACAACTATTATAAAGAAATTAAAAGAATATTTAGAGTCTAAAAATAGACTAGATGATTTCGTATTTACAAGAGAACCAGGAAGCTCACATTCAAAAGAAGCAGAAGAAATAAGACAGCTAATTTTAGATAATGATAATTCTTTTAGTGTTATGGTGGATGCCTTATTATTTGCAGCAAGTAGAAGGTTAAATCTTGAAAAATGTGTTTGACCAGGATTGAAAAAAAATAAAACAGTTATTTCAGATAGGTATTGAACATCATCATTTGTTTATCAAGGAGTTTTAGGTGGTTTAGGACTTAAAAAAGTAAAAGATATCAACAATATTGCAACTGAAGAAACAACACCTGATTTAACTATATTCTTTGATATGGAGCCAGAACTATCAGTTGAAAGAATTACGCAAATTCGAAAAACAAAAACTGATAGATTAGAATCTACCAATGTTGAATATTACAAAAAACTAAGAGATTCTTATTGATATGTTATTAATCAAGGTAATGAAAAATATGAGATTATAAAATCTGATTGTAATATTGATGAATTATTTAAAAGAGTATTAAATGTATTAAAAGAAAATAAAATAATTTAA
- the rpsT gene encoding 30S ribosomal protein S20, producing the protein MANIKSKQKAILSNEKANIRNSAVKSSVKTAIKKAKIAAVNKDPKAAEFQANAHHEIDKAVSKGVLHQNNGSRKASRLDAFIAKNNN; encoded by the coding sequence ATGGCAAACATTAAATCAAAACAAAAAGCAATATTATCTAACGAAAAAGCAAACATCCGTAATTCAGCCGTTAAATCATCAGTTAAAACAGCTATTAAGAAAGCAAAAATTGCTGCTGTTAATAAAGATCCTAAAGCTGCTGAATTTCAAGCTAATGCTCACCATGAAATTGACAAAGCTGTTTCAAAGGGCGTTTTACATCAAAACAATGGTTCTAGAAAAGCTAGCCGTTTAGATGCATTTATTGCTAAAAATAACAACTAA
- the thrS gene encoding threonine--tRNA ligase has protein sequence MEANKKLNHSASHLLAAAILKLYPNAKLAIGPAIEEGFYYDFEFENPILESDLPNIEKVMKELAKEGYEMRKVGIEQYSFENQPYKKELYEEFKKEGKEITFFQYWNPKTKEILFTDLCAGGHIENSREIKYFKLLGIAGAYWRGDSKNKMLTRIYGTCWETKDELAKYLDILRERKERDHRKIGRDLNLFTFNQLGGQGFPFWLEDGMKIHNAIRDYVLKLDKKFGFREVLTPHFGEKKLYEISGHWAHYQDTMFAPIKMDNETLVARPMTCPHHIILFNSTRRSYKDLPIRYSEQSRLYRYEASGALSGLERVRGMDLTEGHIFVRPDQIRSEFKHLYKMILQALKDFNIEIDHISLSLRDPQDTQKFFQNDEMWNKAENDLREVLGELNIKYKEFIGEAAFYGPKVDFQVKTALNRIITMSTLQLDFLLPSRFEMKFVDSNEQFVTPVLIHRGLIGTYERFIATLLEQTKGVLPFWLSPRQITIIPINDELNEKAQDLYNEFLDEDFNVNIDIRPERINKKIRDAQILKTKFIVVIGKKEIETNTLSVREYGKDDSKTYSKEEFVNYLKQLKKNLK, from the coding sequence ATGGAAGCAAATAAAAAATTAAATCATTCAGCAAGCCATTTATTAGCGGCTGCTATATTAAAACTTTATCCAAATGCTAAATTGGCAATTGGACCAGCCATTGAAGAAGGGTTCTATTACGACTTTGAATTTGAAAATCCAATTTTAGAATCAGATCTTCCAAATATTGAAAAAGTAATGAAAGAATTAGCAAAAGAAGGTTACGAAATGCGAAAAGTTGGCATTGAACAATATTCTTTTGAAAATCAACCATATAAAAAAGAACTTTATGAAGAATTTAAAAAAGAAGGAAAAGAAATAACATTCTTTCAATATTGAAATCCAAAAACAAAAGAAATTCTATTTACAGACTTATGTGCAGGTGGCCATATTGAAAATTCTAGAGAAATTAAATACTTCAAATTGTTAGGAATAGCCGGTGCTTATTGAAGAGGTGATTCTAAAAACAAGATGTTAACAAGAATCTATGGTACTTGTTGGGAAACAAAAGATGAATTAGCAAAATATTTAGATATCTTAAGGGAAAGAAAAGAAAGAGATCATCGTAAAATAGGAAGAGATTTAAATTTATTCACTTTTAACCAATTAGGTGGACAAGGATTTCCATTTTGATTAGAAGACGGAATGAAGATTCATAATGCAATTAGAGATTATGTTTTAAAACTTGATAAAAAATTTGGTTTTAGAGAAGTGCTAACTCCACACTTTGGTGAAAAGAAGCTTTATGAAATAAGTGGACACTGAGCACATTACCAAGATACTATGTTTGCCCCAATTAAAATGGATAACGAAACATTAGTTGCTAGACCTATGACCTGCCCTCACCATATAATATTATTCAATTCAACAAGACGTTCATACAAAGACTTGCCAATTAGATATTCAGAACAATCAAGGTTATATCGTTACGAAGCATCGGGTGCTTTAAGCGGACTTGAAAGAGTTAGAGGAATGGATCTAACAGAAGGTCACATTTTTGTTAGACCAGATCAAATAAGATCAGAATTTAAGCACTTGTATAAAATGATATTACAAGCATTGAAAGATTTTAATATCGAAATAGACCATATTTCTTTATCATTAAGAGATCCACAAGATACTCAAAAATTCTTCCAAAATGATGAAATGTGAAATAAAGCAGAAAATGACTTGCGTGAAGTTTTGGGCGAATTAAATATTAAATATAAAGAATTTATTGGCGAAGCTGCTTTTTATGGACCTAAAGTTGATTTTCAAGTAAAAACTGCATTAAATAGAATTATTACTATGTCAACATTACAATTAGACTTCTTATTGCCTTCAAGGTTCGAAATGAAATTTGTTGATAGCAATGAACAATTTGTAACACCAGTATTAATTCATAGAGGTTTAATTGGAACCTATGAAAGATTTATTGCAACACTACTTGAACAAACAAAAGGTGTATTGCCATTTTGATTAAGTCCAAGACAAATAACAATTATTCCTATAAATGATGAATTAAACGAAAAAGCTCAAGACTTGTATAACGAATTTTTAGATGAAGATTTTAATGTTAATATTGATATAAGACCAGAAAGAATAAATAAAAAGATTCGTGATGCTCAAATTTTAAAGACCAAATTTATAGTAGTAATTGGAAAAAAAGAAATTGAAACAAATACCTTATCAGTTAGAGAATATGGAAAAGATGATTCTAAAACATACAGCAAAGAAGAATTTGTAAATTACTTAAAACAATTAAAAAAGAATTTAAAATAA
- a CDS encoding M48 family metallopeptidase, translating into MVTKKKYDGYLKYSKNNESELINYYLTNNKNIYLKLNKEQEIVAYVPHKYMNTIILDNFLKSSVPKLLEIKIKIEQKKILAIDIEKNKFYLWGKESKFLIQKNILNLFELNKNLKILKQGIEFTLNKYLKKILLELSTLYVEKFCKLLCIPSESIKVRILKKNNAWGTNHFLKRTITFSDRLIFYRKEVLEYVACHEVVHFIYQNHSTEFWNMVKKYIPDFKQIKKELKDKIFI; encoded by the coding sequence ATGGTAACAAAGAAAAAATATGATGGATATCTTAAATATTCAAAAAATAATGAATCTGAGTTGATAAATTATTATCTAACTAATAATAAAAATATCTATTTAAAGTTAAACAAGGAACAAGAAATCGTAGCCTATGTGCCACATAAGTATATGAATACAATAATATTGGATAATTTTTTAAAATCATCGGTTCCTAAACTTCTAGAAATAAAAATAAAAATTGAGCAAAAGAAAATACTTGCAATTGATATAGAAAAAAATAAATTTTATTTATGAGGCAAGGAATCAAAATTTTTAATTCAAAAAAATATATTAAATTTATTTGAATTAAATAAGAATTTGAAAATCTTAAAACAAGGTATAGAATTTACTCTAAATAAATATTTAAAAAAAATATTACTGGAACTATCAACTTTATATGTAGAAAAATTTTGTAAATTATTATGCATACCATCTGAGTCAATAAAAGTAAGAATTTTGAAGAAAAATAATGCCTGGGGAACAAATCATTTTTTAAAAAGAACAATAACTTTTTCAGATCGATTGATTTTTTATAGAAAAGAAGTTTTGGAATACGTTGCTTGTCATGAAGTTGTTCATTTTATTTATCAAAATCATTCAACTGAATTTTGAAATATGGTAAAAAAATATATTCCTGACTTTAAACAAATAAAAAAGGAATTAAAAGATAAAATTTTTATATAG
- a CDS encoding YbaB/EbfC family nucleoid-associated protein: MSMNMNEMLKKARRIQTEMEKDEQEIQKKEFTIEKQGITVVMNGLRKLVSIKFNPALIDPDDPELLEDLLMLAVNEAIETVDKAFDEINAKYSDSGLSF, from the coding sequence ATGAGTATGAACATGAATGAAATGCTTAAAAAAGCACGTAGAATTCAAACTGAAATGGAAAAAGATGAACAAGAAATTCAAAAGAAAGAATTTACTATTGAAAAGCAAGGTATAACCGTTGTTATGAATGGTTTGAGAAAATTAGTGTCTATAAAATTTAATCCTGCATTAATCGATCCAGATGATCCAGAATTATTAGAAGATTTATTAATGCTTGCAGTTAATGAAGCAATAGAAACAGTTGATAAGGCTTTTGATGAAATTAATGCTAAATATTCTGATAGTGGCCTTTCATTCTAA
- the rsmI gene encoding 16S rRNA (cytidine(1402)-2'-O)-methyltransferase, protein MNNKIYIVGTPIGNLEDITYRAIKVLQSSDIILCEDIRVSQKLLQHYEINNKRLIAYHKFNEKEMTPKIIELLQQGMIISLISDAGMPCISDPGFEVIKAAKAANIDIDVIGGPTALIHAIIKANLDNCFTFLGFLKDKSGARQNQLKSLTFGTYVAYVSPHKLLSTIKDFEIIFQEQVKLFLIKEMTKMFETSFEGTPQEVLTQLSKEDQRGEYTLVFSFKEPKKLKINKYKKEIK, encoded by the coding sequence ATGAATAATAAAATTTATATAGTTGGAACTCCAATTGGAAATTTAGAAGATATAACATATAGAGCAATTAAGGTTTTACAATCCAGCGATATAATTTTGTGTGAAGATATAAGAGTTAGTCAAAAATTATTGCAACATTATGAAATTAATAACAAGCGCCTAATTGCATACCATAAATTTAATGAAAAAGAAATGACACCTAAAATTATTGAATTATTGCAACAAGGGATGATTATTTCATTGATTTCTGATGCCGGTATGCCTTGCATTTCTGATCCTGGTTTTGAAGTTATTAAAGCAGCTAAGGCAGCAAATATTGACATTGATGTAATTGGGGGCCCGACTGCTCTAATACATGCAATAATAAAGGCTAATTTGGATAATTGCTTCACATTTCTAGGCTTTTTAAAAGATAAGTCAGGTGCAAGACAAAATCAATTAAAATCTTTGACATTTGGCACATATGTTGCTTACGTTTCACCTCATAAATTGCTTTCAACTATTAAGGATTTTGAGATTATTTTTCAAGAGCAAGTTAAATTATTTTTAATTAAAGAAATGACAAAAATGTTTGAAACCTCATTTGAAGGAACACCTCAAGAAGTTCTAACACAACTAAGCAAAGAAGATCAACGCGGTGAATATACTCTTGTATTTAGTTTCAAAGAACCAAAGAAACTTAAAATTAACAAATATAAAAAAGAAATAAAATAA
- a CDS encoding DNA polymerase III subunit, whose amino-acid sequence MINENLSKVLENSIKNNKLQQVYLLFSRANQDIDLDILEFVRLVNDEKQISWHQCLQKEYCFIIDGSQGEISKENLQEFLNRVSKSSLFANKYKFLIIKCVENITLKAANSILKFLENPPFNTIILLHTIKPQNVLKTIKSRCFIIDIRDDFNAIVSVESFFITYKIDVSKQKQFRELADLIYNSPANLFNLILFYIQQLNIENYKNIILFSIFIFKQIYELKNSIKKDKNISKFDSISILNIINNLYNFVELIDNNNCIFNIQKAKLILKLKEEYE is encoded by the coding sequence ATGATAAACGAAAATTTGAGTAAAGTATTGGAAAATTCAATAAAAAACAATAAGCTCCAACAAGTTTATTTACTATTTTCACGTGCAAATCAAGATATTGATTTAGATATTTTAGAATTTGTTAGATTAGTTAATGATGAAAAACAAATAAGCTGGCATCAATGTTTGCAAAAAGAATATTGTTTTATTATTGATGGGAGCCAAGGCGAAATATCGAAAGAAAATTTACAGGAATTTTTAAATCGTGTTTCCAAAAGCTCTCTATTTGCTAATAAGTATAAATTTTTAATTATTAAGTGTGTTGAAAATATTACACTAAAGGCCGCAAATAGTATTTTGAAATTTTTAGAAAATCCTCCATTCAATACAATAATATTATTACATACAATAAAGCCCCAAAACGTTTTGAAAACAATCAAATCAAGATGTTTTATTATTGACATTCGTGATGATTTTAATGCTATTGTTAGCGTTGAAAGTTTTTTTATTACATATAAAATTGACGTAAGCAAGCAAAAACAATTTAGGGAACTTGCTGATTTAATATACAATTCACCAGCAAATCTATTTAATCTTATTTTGTTTTATATTCAACAATTAAATATAGAAAATTATAAAAATATTATTCTTTTTTCTATTTTTATTTTTAAACAAATTTATGAATTAAAAAATAGCATAAAAAAAGATAAAAATATTAGTAAATTTGATTCTATTTCAATATTAAATATTATTAATAATTTATATAATTTTGTTGAATTAATTGATAACAATAATTGTATTTTCAATATTCAAAAAGCAAAGTTAATTTTAAAATTAAAGGAAGAATATGAATAA
- the trpS gene encoding tryptophan--tRNA ligase — translation MQNSEKKTLLSGITATGKLTLANYIGAIKNMVKLQEEYNNYIFIADLHALTLPIDPKQLSKNKKDIFALYIACGIDPKKSVLFFQSDVIQHGLMNWLILTNTTIGELSRMTQFKDKSAKIKTANGMETIPTGILMYPTLMVGDILLYNADIIPVGIDQKQHVELTRNLAIRLNNKFNTTYKIPEPYIPEVGAKIMSLTDPSKKMSKSDTNPKSAIYLLDDPEDAYKKILKAVTDSEGKIYLSDEKPGIKNLLTIYSALNDISLQESAEKFKNSNYGEFKNAVAQCVKEFLIKIQDKYKNALNQIETLSKEGAKKASEVAQINLDMLLKGIGLR, via the coding sequence ATGCAAAATTCTGAAAAGAAGACGTTATTAAGCGGAATTACTGCAACTGGTAAATTAACGCTAGCAAATTATATTGGCGCTATAAAAAATATGGTTAAATTGCAAGAAGAATATAACAATTACATTTTTATAGCAGATTTACATGCTCTAACGTTGCCAATTGATCCTAAGCAATTATCAAAAAATAAAAAGGATATTTTTGCACTTTATATTGCATGTGGAATTGACCCTAAAAAGAGTGTGTTATTTTTTCAATCAGATGTCATTCAACATGGATTAATGAATTGATTAATTTTGACAAATACGACAATCGGAGAATTGTCAAGAATGACGCAATTTAAAGATAAATCAGCTAAAATAAAAACTGCAAATGGTATGGAAACAATTCCAACAGGAATTTTAATGTATCCTACTTTAATGGTTGGCGATATATTACTATATAATGCAGATATTATTCCTGTTGGCATCGACCAAAAGCAACATGTTGAATTGACTAGAAATTTAGCAATTAGATTAAATAATAAATTCAATACAACGTACAAAATACCTGAACCATATATACCAGAAGTTGGGGCCAAAATAATGTCTTTAACTGACCCAAGTAAGAAAATGTCAAAATCTGATACAAATCCTAAATCAGCAATTTATTTATTAGATGATCCAGAAGATGCATACAAAAAAATATTAAAAGCTGTTACAGATTCAGAAGGAAAAATATACTTGTCAGATGAAAAGCCGGGCATAAAAAACCTTTTGACTATATATAGTGCTTTAAATGATATTTCATTACAAGAAAGCGCTGAAAAATTTAAAAACAGCAATTACGGTGAATTTAAAAATGCTGTCGCTCAATGTGTAAAGGAATTTTTAATTAAGATCCAAGATAAGTATAAAAATGCCTTAAATCAAATTGAAACATTGAGTAAAGAGGGAGCAAAAAAGGCAAGTGAAGTTGCCCAAATTAACTTAGATATGTTATTAAAAGGAATAGGATTAAGATAA
- a CDS encoding toprim domain-containing protein, giving the protein MNNIEIQKLEELLKTVFDFTKKQSQKFIFNIFKSSSEDIDQICNQIKALRNSIKKCNICNRYNENTICNICLDTNRTKQLMLVGNSLDIDKFENIGLYKGKYFVFDQNISLKNEDFIVSSLLEKLIDILKDKNELILSLSPTIEGQFNMHYIKKFLKNKINFTNVFQLSTGIPLGSSVEYIDQDTLKESLLNKIKM; this is encoded by the coding sequence ATGAATAATATTGAGATACAAAAACTAGAAGAACTTTTAAAAACAGTTTTTGATTTTACTAAAAAACAATCTCAAAAATTTATATTCAACATTTTTAAATCATCAAGTGAAGATATAGATCAAATTTGCAATCAAATAAAAGCATTGAGAAATTCAATAAAGAAGTGTAATATTTGCAATAGATATAACGAAAATACAATTTGCAATATTTGCTTGGACACTAATCGAACAAAACAACTTATGTTAGTTGGCAATTCGTTAGATATTGATAAATTTGAAAATATTGGTTTGTATAAAGGAAAATATTTTGTATTTGATCAAAATATAAGCTTAAAGAATGAAGATTTTATAGTTTCAAGTTTATTAGAAAAATTAATAGATATATTAAAAGATAAGAATGAACTAATTCTTTCACTTTCCCCAACTATTGAGGGTCAATTTAATATGCATTATATTAAAAAATTCTTGAAAAACAAAATAAATTTTACAAATGTTTTTCAATTGTCAACTGGTATTCCTTTGGGCTCATCAGTTGAATATATTGATCAAGATACATTAAAAGAATCATTATTGAATAAAATCAAAATGTAG